One genomic region from SAR92 clade bacterium H455 encodes:
- a CDS encoding AAA family ATPase, with the protein MPRVISIANQKGGVGKTTTSVNLAASLAAYKQRVLLVDLDPQGNTTMGVGINKHKCKTSVYHVLTEKVAIEDVIVPCPKAKIHLLPSNDDLVAAEVELMQEIGRETRLRHALKRVASNYDYIIIDCPPSLNMLTVNAMVASDGVIIPMQCEYYALEGLSALNNTIKQIAKLINPSLRIEGILRTMYDPRNSLTNAVSAQLRKYFGSRVYRVSIPRNIRLAEAPSHGLPALAYDRNSKGSLAYLALAGEILRQAKTDPEQQQPETAGQ; encoded by the coding sequence GTGCCGAGAGTTATATCAATCGCAAACCAGAAAGGCGGAGTGGGTAAAACAACCACAAGCGTAAACTTGGCCGCTTCACTGGCAGCCTACAAGCAGCGTGTTCTATTGGTTGATTTGGATCCCCAGGGCAATACCACCATGGGCGTTGGCATCAACAAACACAAATGTAAAACCAGTGTTTATCATGTGCTCACTGAAAAGGTCGCTATTGAAGATGTGATTGTTCCCTGCCCCAAGGCGAAGATTCACCTGTTACCCTCCAACGATGATCTGGTTGCCGCCGAAGTTGAGTTAATGCAAGAAATTGGCCGCGAGACCCGCCTCCGCCACGCTCTCAAGCGTGTTGCCAGCAACTACGACTATATAATTATCGACTGTCCGCCCTCGTTAAATATGCTCACAGTGAATGCAATGGTTGCCAGTGACGGCGTGATCATTCCTATGCAGTGCGAGTACTATGCTCTGGAGGGGCTGTCGGCCCTTAATAACACGATCAAACAGATCGCCAAATTGATTAACCCCAGCCTCCGTATTGAAGGTATTTTGCGTACCATGTATGACCCGCGCAATAGCCTAACCAATGCGGTGTCTGCCCAGCTGCGCAAATATTTTGGCAGTCGCGTCTATCGGGTGAGTATTCCGCGCAATATTCGCCTCGCCGAAGCCCCAAGTCATGGCTTACCTGCCTTGGCCTACGATAGAAACTCAAAAGGCTCGCTCGCCTATTTGGCTCTTGCAGGGGAAATTCTGCGCCAAGCCAAAACGGACCCTGAGCAGCAGCAACCAGAAACAGCAGGACAATAG
- the rsmG gene encoding 16S rRNA (guanine(527)-N(7))-methyltransferase RsmG, producing MAPILENGMQAMGLEYSAEQRDKLLAYLQLLITWNKAYNLTAIRDPSEMIKLHLLDSLTVLPHVVGDRLIDVGTGAGLPGIPLAIMCPDRDFTLLDSNGKKTRFLFQARWDLELTNLKEINSRVEKHIPAMAYDAVLSRAFTSVADMVAKCAHLLSAEGVFLAMKGKFPQSELSEVGKDYKVDASHILQVPGVDGERHLIVISRNPATICN from the coding sequence ATGGCTCCTATTCTTGAAAATGGTATGCAGGCGATGGGGTTGGAATACAGTGCTGAGCAGCGTGACAAGCTTCTCGCCTACCTGCAACTGCTGATCACCTGGAACAAGGCCTACAATCTGACCGCTATTCGCGATCCTAGTGAGATGATCAAACTGCACTTGCTGGATAGTCTGACGGTGTTGCCTCATGTGGTTGGCGACCGATTAATTGATGTGGGAACCGGTGCCGGCTTGCCAGGTATACCTTTGGCCATTATGTGCCCAGACCGAGATTTTACTTTACTTGACAGCAATGGTAAGAAAACCCGATTTTTATTTCAGGCGCGCTGGGACCTAGAGCTAACTAATCTCAAGGAAATCAACTCTCGGGTCGAGAAGCATATACCTGCTATGGCCTATGACGCGGTATTAAGCCGCGCCTTCACCTCGGTTGCCGATATGGTGGCTAAGTGCGCGCACCTACTGAGCGCTGAAGGTGTGTTTTTGGCAATGAAAGGCAAATTTCCGCAATCGGAGTTGAGTGAGGTGGGTAAAGACTATAAGGTCGACGCGTCACATATATTACAGGTGCCTGGTGTCGATGGTGAGCGCCATCTAATAGTAATCAGTCGCAACCCTGCAACTATTTGTAACTAA